Proteins from a genomic interval of Halostella salina:
- a CDS encoding uracil-DNA glycosylase family protein — translation MQNVTDRTRNPFGMSPPCEAACSAEYDVVHGYGDANADFHVVGDHPGVHGGRSTGVPFTGTEGAGPLQSVLHDAGFLDAPYADEPTAENLFLSYLHTCCPPEGETPDAESYARLEPFFDAEFRAINAHVILPVGERATAHVLAEFTAKADRVGTEMPAIHASEVRGRGYLVVPVRDPGEWDDTDADRLLARLEAILGSDYRQESDLGRFLPGDEPYRVR, via the coding sequence GTGCAGAACGTCACGGACCGGACGCGGAACCCGTTCGGCATGTCGCCGCCGTGCGAGGCGGCCTGCTCGGCCGAGTACGACGTCGTCCACGGCTACGGCGACGCCAACGCCGACTTCCACGTCGTCGGCGACCACCCCGGCGTCCACGGCGGTCGCTCGACCGGCGTCCCCTTCACCGGCACCGAGGGGGCCGGCCCCCTTCAGTCGGTGCTCCACGACGCCGGGTTTCTCGACGCGCCCTACGCCGACGAACCGACGGCCGAGAACCTGTTTCTGAGCTACCTCCACACCTGCTGTCCCCCCGAGGGCGAGACGCCCGACGCCGAGTCGTACGCCCGCCTCGAACCCTTCTTCGACGCCGAGTTCCGCGCGATCAACGCCCACGTCATCCTCCCCGTCGGGGAGCGGGCGACCGCCCACGTCCTCGCGGAGTTCACCGCGAAGGCCGACCGGGTCGGGACGGAGATGCCGGCGATCCACGCCTCCGAGGTCCGCGGCCGAGGGTATCTCGTCGTCCCCGTCCGCGACCCCGGCGAGTGGGATGACACGGACGCCGACCGACTGCTCGCACGGCTGGAGGCGATCCTCGGCTCTGACTACCGCCAGGAGAGCGACCTCGGCCGGTTCCTGCCCGGCGACGAACCGTACCGTGTCCGGTGA
- a CDS encoding AsnC family transcriptional regulator, which produces MRELDDTDLDILRLLAADARRPYSEIADQVGVSPPTVSDRVDRLESLGVIERFTLDIDRSKLHDGVAVLVDVELRPGNVADVKRRLAEADPIEHVFATADAGVVVKATIRPDEVGALLADVVDTDRVRGYDVRLLADSEWSPEVDAAEFAPDCDECGTTVTTEGESVRIDDRVHHFCSSSCRHNFEERYRSMTESA; this is translated from the coding sequence ATGCGCGAACTCGACGACACTGACCTCGACATTCTTCGGCTCCTCGCGGCCGACGCCCGCCGACCGTACAGCGAGATCGCCGACCAGGTCGGCGTCTCGCCGCCGACGGTGTCGGACCGCGTCGACCGACTCGAATCGCTCGGCGTCATCGAGCGGTTCACGCTCGACATCGACCGGTCGAAACTGCACGACGGCGTCGCCGTACTCGTCGACGTCGAACTCCGGCCGGGGAACGTCGCCGACGTGAAGCGCCGCCTCGCCGAGGCCGACCCGATCGAACACGTGTTCGCCACTGCGGACGCGGGCGTCGTGGTGAAAGCGACGATACGACCCGACGAGGTAGGGGCGCTGCTCGCCGACGTCGTCGACACCGACCGCGTGCGCGGCTACGACGTTCGCCTGCTCGCGGATTCGGAGTGGAGCCCCGAGGTCGACGCCGCCGAGTTCGCGCCGGACTGCGACGAGTGTGGCACCACCGTGACGACGGAGGGCGAGTCGGTCCGGATCGACGACCGGGTCCACCACTTCTGCAGTTCGTCCTGTCGGCACAACTTCGAGGAGCGATACCGGTCGATGACGGAGTCCGCCTGA
- a CDS encoding heavy-metal-associated domain-containing protein has product MATELTVDGMTCQGCESVVETALEMADGVDDAEADRYESVAEVEGDADVETLAEKVEMAGYEPST; this is encoded by the coding sequence ATGGCGACGGAACTCACGGTCGATGGAATGACTTGCCAGGGCTGCGAATCGGTCGTCGAGACGGCGCTGGAGATGGCCGACGGCGTCGACGACGCCGAGGCCGACCGGTACGAAAGCGTCGCCGAAGTCGAGGGCGACGCCGACGTGGAGACGCTGGCCGAAAAAGTCGAGATGGCCGGCTACGAGCCGTCGACGTAG
- a CDS encoding peroxidase-related enzyme (This protein belongs to a clade of uncharacterized proteins related to peroxidases such as the alkylhydroperoxidase AhpD.): MADDVEAMTRFPVPDVEDLPEDLQERIEAETERTGFTPNVFLAYAYRPSQFRAFFQYYDALVEESDLTREEIEMIIVAVSGANDCYYCNVAHGALVRIYAEDPLLADQLVSNYRNADVSDRHRRMLDLAVKLTENQAAVDEDDFERLEAAGFSRQEIWDIGAVAAFFNLSNRMAQLADMRPNEEFHTMGR; the protein is encoded by the coding sequence GGTTCCCCGTACCGGACGTCGAGGACCTGCCCGAGGACCTGCAGGAGCGCATCGAGGCGGAGACGGAACGCACCGGATTCACGCCGAACGTGTTCCTGGCGTACGCCTACCGACCGTCACAGTTCCGGGCGTTCTTCCAGTACTACGACGCGCTGGTCGAGGAGAGCGACCTGACCCGCGAGGAGATAGAGATGATCATCGTCGCCGTCAGCGGCGCGAACGACTGCTACTACTGCAACGTCGCACACGGCGCGCTGGTTCGGATCTACGCCGAGGACCCGCTGCTCGCGGACCAGCTCGTCTCGAACTACCGGAACGCCGACGTGAGCGACCGCCACCGTCGGATGCTCGACCTGGCGGTGAAGCTCACCGAGAACCAGGCCGCGGTCGACGAGGACGACTTCGAGCGGCTGGAGGCGGCCGGCTTCAGCCGGCAGGAGATATGGGACATCGGGGCCGTCGCCGCGTTCTTCAACCTCTCGAACCGGATGGCACAGCTCGCGGATATGCGGCCGAACGAGGAGTTCCACACGATGGGCCGATAG